Proteins from a genomic interval of Rhizoctonia solani chromosome 12, complete sequence:
- a CDS encoding RNA recognition motif protein — MLPPYTRSGYDSAASYWLAYAMARAPLGYKAPLPGSLAFSDYGQVLDSIVMRDRDTGRSRGFGFVTYSSGEEANAAVGGMNDQDLDGRRIKVNLANPRGT, encoded by the exons ATGCTACCGCCGTACACGCG ATCTGGATACGATAGCGCAGCTTCGTACTGGCTTGCGTACGCAATGGCCCGTGCACCTTTAGGCTATAAAGCTCCGCTACCTGGGAGCTTG GCGTTCTCAGATTATGGCCAAGTTCTAGAT TCAATCGTTATGCGTGACCGTGATACTGGTCGCAGCCGCGGATTTGGGTTCGTAACATATTCATCTGGAGAAGAGGCCAACGCCGCTGTTGGAGG TAtgaatgaccaagacctcGATGGCCGTCGAATCAAGGTCAACCTTGCCAACCCTCGTGGAACCTGA
- a CDS encoding tetratricopeptide repeat protein 1: MPSIEELPSGSGSTVKSPKAENMELESDSEDEFHDACDRVAPREGAAIEFTEEEILDLLSRAELSKSQGNKLYVEDRWEEAKEHYKHGLTCAPKRKHSPPKPTPNGREGRLDPRSSTEPESRPPEAESSSSEELSELEKKSASLRAQLNCNVGACCVKLGDHEGAVKACTEDYTTLLELLPPSSKGSVRVALTRLKPRVQEAKEKETAEMMGKLKDLGNSLLGRFGLSTDNSNLLRMAKEDMESTL; this comes from the exons ATGCCTTCGATTGAAGAATTACCTTCTGGATCTGGAAGTACTGTCAAATCTCCCAAGGCAGAAAACATGGAGTTGGAGTCGGACTCTGAAGACGAGTTTCATGATGCTTGTGACCGGGTAGCGCCAAGAGAAGGCGCGGCTATTGAGTTTACGGAAGAGGAAATACTT GATCTCCTTTCTAGAGCTGAGTTGTCAAAGTCCCAGGGGAATAAACTATATGTCGAGGACCGATGGGAAGAAGCGAAAGAACATTACAAGCATGGCTTGACGTGTGCGCCTAAACGCAAGCATAGCCCTCCGAAACCAACACCAAACGGGAGAGAGGGCAGGCTCGACCCTCGCTCGTCAACAGAGCCCGAATCACGACCTCCGGAGGCAGAATCCTCTTCATCTGAGGAACTATCCGAACTAGAAAAGAAATCGGCCTCATTACGTGCACAACTTAATTGCAATGTTGGTGCTTGTTGTGTCAAACTT GGCGACCATGAAGGAGCAGTCAAAGCCTGTACTGAAG ACTACACAACTCTCCTGGAGCTCCTCCCCCCTTCATCAAAGGGCTCGGTCCGAGTTGCTCTAACGAGGTTAAAGCCTCGCGTTCAGGAAGCTAAAGAAAAAGAGACAGCAGAAATGATGGGCAAGCTTAAGGATTTAGGGAATAGCCTATTGG GGAGGTTCGGGCTGTCGACTGATAATTCCAATTTACTCCGaatggccaaggaggatatGGAATCAACTTTGTGA
- a CDS encoding GNAT family acetyltransferase has product MPKPTHSSENYPYNSRYADTVQYNSETDEPFIALLAPYSNIRLTPPRLDDTNEILPLMNVPEVIMNFATPPYPYLREHCDGWLKDRVQDYENAMVHMSNIDGDVGFLDLAPLRHIREVAPDGTETFLGDIGLIRESAFCEIKYQETRAAMVNANMILPPGDPDIMSQTDYLRPTHHGRGIMTAAIKTMIDLWATPHMNAHRFYAATFPENIGSQKVFLKNGFEIVDRVIGAVQFPESKGGHIKDSIILRRDIRAPL; this is encoded by the exons ATGCCTAAGCCAACTCATTCGTCTGAAAACTATCCTTATAACTCACGTTATGCAGACACGGTCCAGTATAACTCTGAGACCGATGAGCCTTTTATTGCCTTACTCGCACCGTATTCCAACATCCGTTTGACTCCACCACGACTGGACGACACGAACGAAATCTTACCGTTAATGAATGTTCCAGAAGTTATTATGAACTTTGCAACTCCTCCTTATCCTTATCTTCGAGAGCATTGCGACGGGTGGTTAAAAGACCGAGTCCAAGACTACGAAAATGCGATGGTACACATGTCGAATATCGATGGGGATGTCGGCTTTCTTGATCTAGCACCACTGAGGCACATCAGGGAGGTCGCGCCCGATGGAACTGAGACATTTTTGGGGGATATTGGTCTTATCCGAGAATCTGCATTCTGCGAAATAAAGTATCAGGAAACTAGAGCAGCGATGGTGAATGCAAACATGATCCTCCCTCCAGGAGATCCGGATATC ATGAGTCAAACAGACTATCTTCGGCCAACACATCACGGGCGAGGTATCATGACTGCGGCAATCAAGACGATGATCGACCTATGGGCGACCCCTCATATGAATGCACATAGGTTTTACGCGGCCACCTTCCCCGAAAACATCGGTAGCCAAAAGGTGTTTTTAAAAAACGGGTTCGAGATTGTTGATCGAGTGATCGGGGCCGTGCAATTCCCTGAAAGCAAGGGCGGCCATATCAAGGACAGCATCATTCTTCGTAGGGACATACGCGCACCTTTGTAG
- a CDS encoding major facilitator superfamily transporter codes for MPSGVKIDYENDALASMNTVPLRQEGTLSPKESLEKPLADEVDIRALERRLVRKLDLIFLPWACVSQVMKKIDQTNYKAAYTAGMRDDLGLAGTNALTLLDIYFTIPLAVFAVPTMLIITRVRPSYFLPGLEMTWGILTALMATCKRVEQMYPLRFFIGTMEACCWPLTTTLLLSWYTPMELAKRQSIYLCSSFVGQMFTFAMQSAIHQTLEGNLGMAGWRWLFIINGVMTVVVAIIGFFALPDYPATSRAFYLTEQEKQLGYERLLRYGRRTLKSMDEYPGWRGIKTLVRKTSKTIFGWKFALLFLCYGPWAWATQVNSWFNLFLDDLRNPDGTKMFSVKQVTEIPIAGSGLALVGALAIGWISDRYQLRWQLAIVINLVLLSCAIVLAIWPNIVWLLFLAFLVSYVTFANESIYMSWLGDICRDDPVERSLVLALALSFTMAGNSSLPIALWPSKEAPRYRYGYKVGTTAYIRRPSF; via the exons ATGCCCTCTGGCGTCAAGATCGACTACGAAAACGACGCTCTTGCAAGTATGAATACCGTTCCACTTCGACAAGAGGGCACCCTATCTCCCAAAGAATCCTTGGAGAAGCCACTCGCCGATGAAGTCGACATTCGAGCTTTGGAACGAAGATTGGTTCGCAAGCTTGATCTGATCTTCTTGCCATGGGCGTGCGTTAGTCAGGTTATGAAGAAGATCGACCAGACCAACTACAAGGCCGCTTATACCGCTGGCATGCGCGATGACCTTGGTCTCGCTGGAACCAATGCTTTGACTCTATTAGA CATTTACTTCACCATCCCACTGGCTGTATTTGCTGTACCAACTATGCTCATCATTACTCGAGTCAGGCCATCATACTTCCTTCCAGGCCTCGAAATGACTTGGGGTATCCTTACGGCCTTGATGGCAACTTGCAAGAGGGTCGAACAGATGTATCCTCTTCGGTTTTTCATCGGGACTATGGAAGCTTGTTGTTGGCCATTAACGACCACACTGCTCCTATCGTGGTACACACCGATGGAGCTGGCTAAACGCCAGTCGATTTATCTTTGTTCAAGCTTTGTTGGACAGATGTTCACCTTTGCGATGCAATCAGCAATTCACCAAACCCTCGAGGGAAACCTTGGCATGGCGGGTTGGCGCTGGCTCTTTATTATCAATGGGGTTATGACAGTCGTAGTTGCTATTATAGGTTTCTTTGCTCTACCTGATTACCCGGCGACCTCTCGTGCATTCTATCTCACTGAGCAGGAAAAGCAGCTTGGATACGAAAGGTTACTTCGATATGGAAGGCGCACACTGAAAAGTATGGACGAGTACCCCGGATGGAGAGGCATCAAGACCCTCGTCAGAAAGACATCGAAAACAATTTTCGGATGGAAATTTGCTCTACTATTTCTTTGCTACGGTCCCTGGGCCTGGGCCACTCAGGTCAACTCTTGGTTCAATCTCTTCCTGGACGATCTTCGTAACCCGGATGGGACTAAAATGTTCAG CGTAAAGCAAGTGACAGAGATTCCTATTGCGGGCAGTGGCCTTGCCTTGGTGGGAGCGCTGGCCATCGGGTGGATAAGTGATCGGTACCAACTC CGCTGGCAGCTGGCGATTGTAATAAACCTAGTTCTCCTATCTTGTGCCATTGTGCTCGCCATTTGGCCGAATATCGTCTGGCTACTCTTCTTGGCATTTCTTGTCAGCTATGTGACTTTTGCCAACGAGTCCATTTACATGAGCTGGCTGGGAGATATCTGTAGAGACGACCCGGTCG AGCGTTCGCTTGTTCTAGCCCTTGCCCTTAGCTTTACGATGGCGGGAAACTCTTCTCTTCCTATTGCATTATGGCCTTCGAAAGAGGCGCCGCGATACCGATATGGATACAAGGTGGGTACAACCGCATACATCCGTCGGCCTTCCTTCTGA
- a CDS encoding tyrosinase: MEAAPARLYEKSGDLDPAVQQNYISAVKCLATKPARVNGYSGATLYDDFATVHMMLADRIHFVAQFLPWHRWFVHAYEGALKECGYTGSAVYWDWTRDAGPNVVNSPIFDPVTGFGGTGTNITERSPVATGPFVNFTVVTYADYFGGGKYYDRPHFLERNFISMPTRNGTVVVVPASEDGTMLSERYTETMMNNIVNNGQDFESFRGPFEGIPHAAIHDTIGGDMGPSSSPSEPFSGFTTQMSTAGGGSGNNSTAPPERFNIPETQSKAHRNWMQKKKFEVVDQVADAVQLPESKCSYIEDSSLGLWVKEIKIYPYILTQLLSESIFVPLLELILRLTCHPSNYPFNSRYASILQHNPATDEPFISLPAPHSNIRLTPARISDIDAIKAKDLPVHLDSATFPSNYPFNSRYASILQHNPATDEPFISLPAPHSNIRLTPARSAIDAIPPPIMNSPEVALSLNSPPFPFLREHGRAWLQDSVRDYESAMVHIRNADENVGYIGAFPLRHIREVGSDGLETFLGDGSKDTENASLPPGDPNIVWSFGDYISPTQQEGT, encoded by the exons ATGGAGGCTGCTCCAGCCCGGCTGTACGAAAAGAGTGGAGATTTGGACCCCGCTGTACAACAG AACTATATTTCGGCTGTAAAATGCCTAGCAACCAAG CCCGCTCGCGTCAACGGTTATTCGGGTGCCACATTATACGACGACTTTGCTACGGTTCATATGATGCTCGCCGATCGTATTCATTTCGTCGCTCAGTTTCTTCCATGGCATAGAT GGTTTGTACATGCATATGAGGGTGCGTTGAAGGAGTGTGGGTACACTGGAAGCGCTGTCTACTGGGACTGGACTAGG GATGCTGGTCCCAACGTCGTTAACTCCCCCATCTTTGATCCTGTTACCGGATTCGGAGGTACTGGTACCAATATCACGGAAAGATCCCCAGTTGCTACTGGTCCCTTTGTCAACTTC ACTGTCGTGACGTATGCCGACTATTTTGGAGGTGGAAAATATTACGATCGCCCGCACTTTTTGGAAAGGAA TTTCATCTCGATGCCTACGAGGAACGGCACTGTTGTCGTTGTTCCTGCGAGCGAAGATGGGACCATGCTCTCAGAAAGATACACGGAAACCATGATGAACAACATCGTGAATAATGGCCAGGATTTCGAGTCGTTCCGTGGACCATTCGAAGGTATTCCTCATGCAGCTATTCATGATACTATTGGTGGTGACAT GGGTCCGTCAAGTAGCCCAAGC GAACCCTTTTCTGGCTT CACCACACAAATGTCGACcgctggtggtggaagtggcaaCAACTCAACGGCTCCGCCAGAGCGCTTCAATATACCGGAAACACAATCCAAGGCTCATCGGAACTGGATGCAA aagaagaagttCGAGGTTGTTGATCAAGTGGCCGATGCGGTGCAACTCCCTGAAAGCAAGTGTAGTTATATCGAAGATTCTTCACTAGGGC TTTGGGTCAAAGAAATAAAGATTTACCCGTACATCTTGACTCAGCTACTTTCCGAG TCAATATTCGTTCCTCTGCTTGAGCTTATACTACGACTCACATGTCACCCCAGTAATTATCCCTTCAATTCACGTTATGCATCTATTCTTCAACATAATCCTGCAACGGACGAACCATTCATCTCACTTCCTGCTCCCCACTCCAACATACGATTAACGCCCGCCCGAATCAGCGATATTGATGCCATCAAAGCAAAAGATTTACCCGTACATCTTGACTCAGCTACTTTCCCGAG TAATTATCCCTTCAATTCACGTTATGCATCTATTCTTCAACATAATCCTGCAACGGACGAACCATTCATCTCACTTCCTGCTCCCCACTCCAACATACGATTAACGCCCGCCCGATCAGCGATAGATGCTATTCCTCCTCCAATTATGAACAGTCCCGAAGTTGCTCTGAGCCTTAACAGCCCGCCGTTTCCATTCCTACGAGAGCATGGCAGAGCGTGGTTGCAGGATAGCGTCCGTGACTATGAAAGTGCGATGGTTCATATCAGAAATGCGGATGAGAATGTCGGGTACATCGGTGCATTCCCCCTGAGGCATATTAGAGAAGTTGGCTCAGACGGACTCGAAACCTTTCTCGGTGAT GGAAGCAAAGATACGGAGAACGCGAGTCTACCTCCAGGTGACCCCAACATTGTCTGGTCCTTCGGCG ATTATATTTCTCCGACTCAACAGGAGGGCACGTGA
- a CDS encoding Flavin containing amine oxidoreductase — MKRHDPRTIADPSVSDLVTTGSLRTWAPDSSRTLSTSTPMNEPPQRPRVAVVGSGVAGLAATWSLNEHSNAEVHLFEADNRPGGHANTVRFKRPGTNEEVQGIDVDTGFIVCNPPSYPNFLRFLALPDVKVPVVPTEMTFSVSRDKGDFEWAGKDPTTLFCQIQNLFRPGMWRMVWDILRFNASARRLIEESSESSSNTKTELSIGDYLTQEGYSNEFVDDYLIPMTAAIWSTPPDTCALDFPARTLIRFMHNHHLLQIIGKPKWLTIPGGSHKYVNRILDKLPKPQLHLSTPVQSISTSPGSSKVQIKLPSGTEEFDHVILATHSDTSLRILRQGTGVTADEEKILESFLWSKNRAVLHSDVGLMPKRRAAWSCWNYLTFSEINAQGEKRANVNEVSLTYCMNHLQHIDENYHGPVLVTLNPPFEPRPELVIDQSLYEHPVMSAQSIAAQAQLPKIQNIRGISYAGFHEDGFTSGLRAATSISIPGLKLKLPFSIASPDRASGSVIIRKLGENIFGTLESIRYMMSVVIWWALGAIGAADTPKQKIK, encoded by the exons ATGAAGCGCCATGATCCACGGACGATCGCCGATCCCAGTGTATCTGATTTGGTCACCACCGGGTCGCTGCGAACATGGGCACCAGATTCAAGTCGAACCTTGAG TACTTCAACACCTATGAATGAACCACCGCAGCGACCTCGAGTGGCGGTGGTAGGGTCGGGTGTGGCAGGTTTGGCCGCAACTTGG TCACTTAATGAGCATAGCAATGCAGAAGTCCATCTCTTTGAAGCTGACAATCGGCCAGGGGGACACGCTAACACTGTTAGGTTTAAGCGTCCTGGTACAAATGAAGAGGTACAAGGGATTGATGTTGATAC tggattt ATTGTTTGCAACCCACCCAGTTATCCCAACTTCCTTCGTTTCCTCGCACTGCCCGATGTTAAGGTCCCGGTGGTCCCTACAGAAATGACATTCAGTGTTTCGCGAGACAAAGGAGACTTTGAATGGGCTGGAAAGGATCCTACGACATTGTTTTGCCAGATCCAAAATCTATTCCGACCCGGGATGTGGAGAATGGTTTGGGATATCTTGCG TTTCAATGCCTCGGCCCGTCGCCTGATTGAAGAAAGTAGCGAGTCATCATCAAATACAAAGACCGAACTGAGTATTGGCGATTACTTGACGCAAGAGGGCTACTCCAATGAATTTGTTGATGACTATCTTATA CCCATGACCGCTGCAATTTGGTCCACACCTCCAGACACCTGTGCTCTCGATTTCCCCGCCCGTACTCTTATCAGGTTTATGCACAATCATCATCTACTTCAGATTATAGGAAAGCCAAAGTGGTTGACTATTCCTGGTGGATC GCACAAATACGTCAATCGTATATTAGATAAACTTCCGAAGCCACAGTTGCATCTATCTACGCCCGTCCAGAGCATCTCAACATCACCAGGGTCTTCCAAAGTGCAAATCAAGCTACCCTCCGGCACAGAAGAGTTTGACCATGTAATTCTCGCAACCCACTCCGACACCTCACTCCGCATCCTCCGCCAAGGGACAGGAGTTACGGCCGACGAAGAAAAAATACTGGAGTCATTCTTATGGAGCAAAAATAGAGCTGTGCTTCATTCGGATGTTGGC CTTATGCCCAAACGGCGCGCGGCGTGGTCATGCTGGAATTATTTGACATTCTCAGAGATAAATGCCCAAGGAGAAAAGAGAGCGAATGTCAATGAGGTATCCTT AACCT ATTGCATGAACCACCTACAACACATCGACGAAAACTATCATGGGCCTGTGCTGGTTACATTAAATCCTCCTTTCGAACCTCGTCCTGAACTGGTGATTGACCAATCACTGTACGAACATCCGGTCATGAGCGCGCAG AGTATTGCTGCACAAGCACAACTCCCCAAGATTCAGAATATACGTGGGATATCATATGCCG GCTTCCATGAAGACGGTTTTACATCAGGTCTTAGAGCTGCGACATCTATCTCTATCCCCGGACTTAAACTCAAGCTCCCGTTCTCCATCGCCTCTCCGGATCGCGCAAGCGGTTCAGTCATCATACGAAAGTTGGGTGAAAACATCTTTGGGACGCTCGAATCCATTAGGTACATGATGAGTGTCGTGATCTGGTGGGCTCTCGGAGCAATAGGTGCGGCAGATACGCCGAAACAGAAGATAAAGTAA
- a CDS encoding U3 small nucleolar RNA-associated protein 14, with protein sequence MGADDEKDSRRRALGFPFARPCRWKERHVEWDVIDRFQPSTAMESAISSLLRAANLHTDAAAAEAENTLAAATISEEDLAARRAQLRLTRELMFRADIKAKRVAKIKSKAYRRMKKREKEKQKEAAVELGLDEGEEDRAEILRRKIAGGEESSDDDDSHGEDRDIQELEELGQAESLIRAKGIMGMKFMRDAIARADREVGTMANETRLEMLGLQIDSKIENSMGDEVVGGNLGRRIYKPGQVQVRYYFWPRSSFMLISYKAPGNILGYIEHTQVIRFTRISVRYPQLSPPIPAESPPPLNTLSISNSATTLEPDNTSNPWLATTTPNSGKIARKNNVRQVTKMQKVQTKSEEELVSEEKTRPDTRSVKETAKTVDLADTDEKAPAAFKQRELVAMAFAGDNVVEDFAAEKQRVIEEDAPKEVDTTLAGWGSWGGRGTKKQAARPNLIKKIAGVDASKPLMQDLPYPYTSKEQFARSMATPIGTEWNTRVAHQRAVLPRVVKKMGTVIDPLERMF encoded by the exons ATGGGCGCCGACGATGAAAAGGATTCGAGACGCAGAGCacttggctttccctttgCAAGGCCCTGCCGCTGGAAAGAAAGGCACGTCGAATGGGATGTTATTGATCGATTTCAG CCGTCTACCGCCATGGAGAGCGCCATTTCCTCTCTTCTTCGCGCCGCGAACCTGCACACAGACGCCGCGGCTGCAGAAGCAGAAAATACTCTCGCAGCTGCGACAATCTCAGAAGAGGATCTTGCCGCCCGTCGTGCCCAACTTCGATTGACCAGAGAGCTCATGTTCCGTGCGGATATCAAGGCCAAGCGTGTTGCTAAGATCAAGAGCAAAGCGTATAGACGGATGAAGAAGCGGGAGAAGGAAAAGCAAAAGGAGGCTGCAGTCGAGTTAGGACTGGACGAAGGGGAAGAA GATCGAGCCGAGATTCTGAGGCGGAAGATCGCGGGAGGGGAAGAAAGCAGCGATGACGACGATAGTCATGGCGAAGATAGGGATATCCAGGAGCTTGAAGAGCTCGGACAAGCCGAGTCACTTATTCGTGCCAAGGGAATCATGGGTATGAAGTTTATGCGAGATGCGATCGCCAGAGCAGATCGTGAAGTCGGGACGATGGCCAATGAGACGAGACTGGAAATGCTTGGCTTGCAAATAGATTCCAAGATTGAAAACTCGATGGGTGATGAAGTGGTTGGTGGTAATCTAGGAAGGAGGATATATAAACCAGGGCAGGTTCAGGTACGCTATTATTTCTGGCCACGAAGTTCGTTTATGCTAATATCATACAAAGCCCCCGGCAACATACTCGGATATATCGAGCACACTCAAGTCATCCGATTCACACGAATCTCCGTCAGATACCCGCAACTCTCTCCCCCCATCCCTGCAGAGTCGCCTCCGCCTCTCAATACGTTGTCCATCTCTAACTCGGCTACCACTCTCGAGCCTGACAATACTTCCAACCCATGGCTGGCCACCACGACACCTAATTCGGGGAAGATCGCACGCAAAAACAACGTTAGGCAAGTAACCAAAATGCAAAAAGTTCAAACGAAGAGCGAGGAGGAGC TTGTTTCTGAAGAAAAGACAAGACCTGATACGCGATCTGTCAAGGAGACAGCCAAGACGGTTGATTTGGC CGATACAGACGAAAAGGCTCCAGCAGCGTTCAAGCAGCGTGAACTCGTAGCCATGGCCTTCGCTGGCGATAACGTTGTTGAG GATTTTGCAGCCGAGAAACAACGTGTGATTGAAGAAGATGCTCCGAAGGAAGTTGACACTACTTTGGCAGGATGG GGCTCATGGGGTGGCCGTGGTACCAAAAAACAAGCAGCTCGTCCCAATCTTATCAAGAAAATTGCCGGAGTAGATGCATCCAAGCCGCTGATGCAG GACTTGCCTTATCCCTATACGAGCAAGGAGCAGTTCGCGAGAAGTATGGCTACGCCTATTGGGACGGAGTGGAACACCCGAGTAGCACATCAGAGGGCTGTTTTGCCGAGGGTGGTCAAAAAG ATGGGAACCGTCATCGACCCACTGGAACGGATGTTTTGA
- a CDS encoding U3 small nucleolar RNA-associated protein 14 yields the protein MAPRPPRSKKPKSSLKASRANARGYAARKALKSSDALDVYEYSTGKVRRSGVGLSLGREEETGLGKDSDEEDKGLDEVKENLRLRIANADEDGVVGSDDDEEIDSDAAFEDESDEERFANFKFNGSKGKATKGKGKATEKSIKVSFVTDVDLNEDEDEDNEPTPKPIAHGSEGSDEDSQDEEEEDVESGDVGATVELSKMLEDNAQSESGSEQEMESDPEAPGRHQLADFISTLDTSSKKRKLEEGSADRAGKKRVVLQDRTEAGPEGEFGTKSGTQILTLSDLIAPTSSLSQSTKALQSTTNPHLPRHFPNESKTG from the exons ATGGCTCCTCGACCACCACGTTCCAAGAAGCCCAAGTCGTCTCTCAAGGCCTCACGAGCAAATGCACGGGGCTATGCGGCTCGAAAAGCTCTCAAGTCCTCCGACGCCCTAGACGTATATGAATACTCTACTGGCAAAGTGCGAAGATCAGGCGTTGGGCTCTCTCTCGGCCGAGAAGAGGAAACAGGTTTAGGAAAGGATTCGGATGAAGAGGACAAAGGGCTGGACGAGGTCAAGGAGAACCTGAGGCTGAGGATTGCAAACGCGGATGAGGACGGCGTTGTTGGGAGTGACGACGATGAAGAAATCGATAGTGATGCGGCGTTTGAGGACGAGAGCGATGAAGAAAGATTCGCAAATTTCAAGTTTAAT GGCTCAAAAGGGAAGGCTACCAAAGGGAAGGGCAAGGCTACTGAGAAGTCGATCAAGGTCTCATTTGTGACAGATGTCGATTTAAacgaggatgaagacgaagacaACGAACCGACCCCAAAACCAATCGCTCATGGCTCAGAAGGTTCAGATGAGGACTCCCaggatgaagaggaggaagatgtGGAGAGTGGAGACGTCGGAGCTACGGTTGAACTGTCAAAAATGCTCGAAGATAATGCCCAATCCGAGTCAGGGTCGGAACAAGAAATGGAATCAGATCCTGAGGCGCC AGGCCGACACCAACTGGCCGACTTTATTTCCACTCTTGACACATCTTCCAAAAAACGTAAACTCGAAGAAGGCTCGGCGGACAGAGCTGGCAAAAAACGCGTCGTGCTTCAGGACCGAACGGAGGCTGGACCTGAGGGAGAGTTCGGAACTAAGAGTG GAACCCAAATTTTAACACTTTCCGATCTTATTGCACCCACTTCTTCGCTATCCCAATCAACAAAGGCTCTCCAAAGCACGACCAATCCGCACTTACCGCGCCACTTCCCCAACGAATCCAAGACCGGATAG